The Salvia miltiorrhiza cultivar Shanhuang (shh) chromosome 2, IMPLAD_Smil_shh, whole genome shotgun sequence DNA window CAAATTCGGACAATAAGGTCCGTCTCCTCTAGGGTGTAGGTGTGACGGGAGGTCCTTCATTCTTCCGGCATATATAGGAGTCGGCGCCTTCTCTTTAAAGGCCATCGCCTTCTGCCTCCCTCATTTCTTGGGCTTTGACGCACTGTGGCCGGGCTGCCTCTTCCTCCTCGCTACTTTGACGAGGTTCCTCCTCCAAGTTGAAACCCGAAAAATTGGGATTATAATCGCCGGAGAGGTCGGGAACTCAATTTGGGTCGTAATAGTTTGGATTGTATCCATTTTTGTTGAGAGAATTAAGAAGAAGATGGAAGAAGATGATTGTGGTGATTGAGGAAGAAAGAAGACGATGTAtataaagaagagagagaaaaataaaggaaaataaAAGGCAACAGTCGAAATgaccaatttttattttttttttgtaagtcGACAAATAGCCGTTGCTTTtttaaaattcgattttttttaattcgcgCGTAAATCGGGTCTCCCTCGAATAAGCCCTTGCTGCGGTGGGGGATTCGATCCTCACTTTATTCGAGTAGGTGGGATCGAGTACCCCAGTCTGGAGGCTTTTAGTCATTGTTGGTAAAATTACAACCCAAATTATAATTGCAACAAACATCTTATAACCAAACATCTTATAAGTAATGTAAGAGCCCAAATTAGACCGAAGTCACCCTTGTGGTTGAGAAACTAAGTCAAAAGAATTCCCAAATTGAGGAATAAATTAAAGGggataaaataatgaaaaacgAGTCATTTTCTTCTCTATCATACAAAAAAAGACGAAACCATAAGAGGAATCCCATGTGATAACACCTCTCGTAATTTTGATATTTCGCattcaaactttgaaaacaTAAGAAAACTAAAGCAAAAACAAAATGCTTTACTGATAAAGATGACCACTGTGGGTCCCAAGTCTAAGACTCCTAACCCTTCCCTAgactatactccctccgtcccgcccaagatgctacatattcctttttgggccgtcccaatgaagatgctacatttctatatttggcaaaaataaggaattttaaacacttaattaacactaattaagtatttctttattacattctctctcctactttatcactttattatcttctctttcttactttatcactttctctctcctactttatcactttattaccttatttttcttattttatcactttctctctcctactttatcactttattattacacacttaaaacattaatctacaactccttaaatcccgtgccgaaaggtaaatgtagcgtcttggccgggacgaagggagtataaaattacaAGGTCTTCCATTACAGCTTTATACATTATTTGCATTATACCCTTGGATTAGAGATATTCCATTGTTTTTGCAGAGGCAGATACATAATTTTTAGGATTAGAATCCTCTGCTGTGCACTGCACCACGCTGTGCACAAAAACAAGATAAGTtagtatttttgtatttttttttcccaaaaGTTTTCTTATTTAAATGCACATCACCTTGTTTTTGTGCACATCATGGTACAGTGCACAGCAGAGGATCCTAACCCTAATTTTTAAAGAGCTAAAACCCaaatttttccaaaaaaatataCTGCCTTCGTCCACCGATTAAAGGTATACAATAATTATCTTATTTATTGTTCACCAAaagtatatttttctttttgaatatAATCATCTTGACCCAAATTCAATTTAACCATCTAAATCCCACTAAACACAAataaatcatatattttattataacatGCGCCGAATTCGAGTTTAAATTTCTTTACTCTTTGTGAACTTGAGTAGTAGAAGTATAATTTAAAGTAAAAATACATTTCTAGCTAATTAATTCCTTTTTTTATTGGGAAAAATTTCTAGCTAATTCTTAGATATACTGTGTtctcaaataaaatttgattacTTATTTTGTGTGAAAAGATATCATTtcaaatcaaaaaagaaaatcaaagtaaTTGAAATTAGAATATTTAATATACTCTCCTACATCCTATTATTGATAATGACTTCGACacgattattaaaaataaaaataattaaaagataaaaataatagaaagtGAAGTATTAGAAaagataatttttcttttttaaaatatacCATTATCTATAGaacaataaaaaagaaaaatgaacccTTATCAACACGGAGGTCCTAGCTTTAAAAAGAGTGAACAATGATCTAATTTTACCCTTCGTCCAATCCAACGGCTATTTACTATCCTTTTGACTTTCTGTATCCCCATAATCATCCTCGTGGGTCCCAAACACTATAAAAAAGTTAGTCAATgcttctcactctctctccaaATCGATGACGTGGGTAAATCTCAATGGTTCCTCCCTCCATTTGACCGCAATCAGGTCAAAATCAACACCGCAgtgaaaaaaaaaggagaagaaaatcCTTGAAAAACATTTTCTGAAAAAATGAGTAATAAAAAGGATCAACTGtttgactctctctctctctctctctctctctcctgccTATTTCATCACCAGTGCCCCTCTTTTCAAAGTTTTCAACCTATATACTTCTCTCTCCTCAaatcgccctctctctctctctgataatTCCGTCAACTTTATTCTGCCTGTTTTCCTTGTTGGATGGTTTTtcactttttctctctctagaaagaTGGCAGTAGAGCTGATGCGCGGCTACAACTTCACAGCCAAGATGGAAGAAAATGCCGCCCAagaagccgccgccgccggcctcCAGAGCGTCGAGAAACTAATCAGATTACTCTCCCACTCCCACCAACAAAACCAGCAGGagccctcctcctccgccgccgacTACCAGGCCGTCGCCGATGTCGCCGTTgacaaatttaagaaattcaTTTCCCTCCTCGACCGGAGCCGGACCGGCCATGCCCGATTCCGCCGCGGCCCGATTCCAAACCCCCCTCAGCCGCGACCTCAGCCGAAGGTCGAACCGGTTACCGAACCGGTTGGCCCGCCCCCTCAACCGCCGAAAACCGAGGAGAAGGAACCGGGTTCCAAGATTTACCACCCCACGCCGATTCAGCGGCtgccgccgctgccgctgccgcaccaccaccaccagctGATTCGGAACGGCTCCCTCGAGCGGAAGGAGTCGACGACGACAATCAATTTCTCGTCGCCGGCGAACTCCTTCTTGTCGTCGGTTACCGGCGACACCGACAGCCTGCAGCCGTCGATGTCGTCCGGGTTCCAGATCACGAACCTCTCGCAGGTCTCCTCCGGCGGCCGACCGATGGCCTCGACGTCATCGTTCAAGCGGAAGTGCAGCTCCTTGGACGACTCCAGCGCCAAATGCGGCGGCGCGTCGTCGGGCAGCCGCTGCCACTGCCCTAAGAAAAGGTAAACAGAAGAAAATTaatcaaaatagaaaataaaattaaagtcaACTCCCGGAAATGAAAAAAAACGAAATAATCAAAGTTAATCACACCATTAGATTTGATAAATAGATGATGCTGATAGTGTGATCTGTATAACAGGAAATCAAGATTGAAGAAGGTAGTGAGAGTGCCTGCTATAAGCATGAAGATGGCCGATATTCCACCTGATGATTACTCCTGGAGAAAATACGGTCAAAAGCCCATCAAGGGCTCTCCTCATCCTAGgtaattttcttcatttttatttatacacAATCAAAATCATCCTACtagtattaattaaacttaaacacACAATTTTGTAAAGAACACTACATATATTTTAGGTTGAAGATTAAAAATGCCACATTTCATactgtatatatatacttttataaataatatgttaaaattacttgattttaattgaagagataattttttttttaatttgataaaatttACGCGTAAATCAGTGATTTTTTATAGGCCAATAAATCAAGTAGCCACCGAATAGCTGACTAGCTGATTGATTGGCTAGTGATTTGCCGGTCGACAAAACATTTCGAGGCTTATTGATTTTCACACAATTCACTTAAAATTGGAAGTTTTtcttatttaagaaaaaaaaaagttgtttttAACAGTTGGAAATGCAAATTGCAGGGGATATTACAAATGCAGTAGTTTAAGAGGGTGCCCGGCCCGAAAGCACGTGGAGCGGGCCTTGGATGACCCGGCAATGCTAATAGTAACATATGAAGGAGATCACAATCACGCCCATTCCAATGCGGAGGCGCTGGTTCTCGAATCATCTTGATCCACGGTCTAGATTCGGCCGGGCGCCTAAGATGCGATCGCTGCCGTCAAAAACAGAATTGTTCGGTCAACGATGGACAGAATTGGGCCccattttgtttatttattactGCCACCCTCTCTTGGCTTTATTCACCCCTTCAATATTATACATGTGGAAGTAGTGAGGAGAGCAAATTGTGGATTTTGGTGGCTCATTCAATTTAATCATGGTTGGAACTTGGATGGATTTTTGCTCAAATTATACGTTTATCATCATTCCGTGTTTTTGAAATTAATTGTTTTGGTTGCTCATGGATGTTACACGTCTAACGATtcataaaattaacaaatactCCATCTTATTCTTCGAAAATACTACTATGTCATATTTTTGGAAAATCAAATActatatattccctccgtcctaaTAGGCTTGTCCACATATTAAGAAGTATTAAATTAGAGGAATAAATGTAATGGCCCACATATTTAAGGAGTTGATcagcaaaaataaaatcattaaattAAAGTAGACTTTTTACTTCCGGCGAGatacatgaaaaataaattcaGCAAACAAGAAGGATTGTTTATTTATGGCAAGAAACATGAAACATGAATTCagcaaaaataaattcaataaacaaAGAGAAGAACTAATTAACACTCTGCAAATTTAGTaaacaagaagaaaaagaagaagaaccaATTCAAGGAACACTTGCAAATTCAAGAACACAATAACAAAATCCCTAATTTCTATCACCTTCTATTCCTCCTCTTTAATTCCTAAATTCCTAATTTGGAGTAGAGAATAAAATTTATCCCTAATTCCCACGTCTAAATAATAGTGCAAATTTGTATTGGCTGCACTGCACACGGTAGGGCAAGGTCTACCACATGCCCACGCCAATATGTATGTGTTTTGGAGTTGGCCACTTATTCTTTTTTCTTGTGCCAAATGTTATTTTTGGTGAGAGttattgatttaaaaataatacaataTTTGTTTCGTATTTATAGACTAATTGCAATTtatataaaaactaaaaaaatattaaaaataaaaatatataactaaattttttaatatgcTCATATTTATCTAGTATTTAATGacaaactaaaattaaaataaattaaaaaattaaataaaaatgcaatagaaaataagtaaaaaaaagaggcaaaatttaaagtgccctttctcttatgaataatttgaaaaatgcccacccttatcatgcaaagcactacatgccctaaataagtgaagaaccgaaaatgccctttgaatgtgatggatgtgcattgttttccgcaaaagttcttacacatctatgacaaaagttgttaaagtgtaagaaaaacatcaattcatcaatttaaACATTGAAATCGGTCAAATATGTGTTGGAACATGTGAAATACTGAcagagaaaataatatttatttatttttgaattaaaatcgaaggttttacaagtaaatcgtaggctaattaatcaatggaaaataaatactaaaaattaacacaatcgatattagcactcaaaacacacattggaaaaaaaaaaaaaacaagcgtCCGACCGTAAAAACAAAGTATCCGACCGTACATAAGGTTTCTTCGGGCGGACACATATATGTTCCGGTcggatagatgtttttttggttcctatgtgtgttttgagtgctaatatggattgtgttaattttttgtatttatattccatcgattaattagccttcaattaagggacataatttttttttttttaaattgatgataaacgacaaatatgatgtgaaatagctttgtcagtaaagtattcatgtcaaacactctaatttcattgaaattcacgtgaaatgaaggAATATTTGTTTTTATATGAGTGAATTCTTTCATTCTCTCATCCTCTCATCCGAAcactcaaagtgaaaaaacactcaaactcattagaaattctaatattttccaagtggtgaagctattatttgtgaattctctcatccgaacgtttaaaggtatgtcattttacgtttgaaatgtaatttaagttggttattgtttattttcaatgttttgtttgatcctatatgcttatgtgaattattagcatattatagcatactatgatttaaagccacgtttgaaggaaatacatgtgaattagagcaaattctatcatgttttaaagtattaattagtaattattagttgcattttagttctatacatatatattgctacataactcatgttaatatgctcgaaaattatgtatccgcccggacaagtgtccttgaaaatgtgtccggccgtgtgtaattatatatcatgtaatacacggccggacacatttcctcggatacttccccgggcggatagatgtttttcgagtgtattaacatgttatatgttgtattttaacattgtattccatttacatcatatatttatttatttattattttttctgtagatgaatgaatatgagagatactttgtggttaattatggaggtgccttcaatggttatgagtacatcggcggctcttctaagaatttgcatattttcggagacacaATGGCCAGTACGGTGTACATGATAAATTACCTGATGAtggagaattcattgagcactaattacagcttgtattatttgacgaagagattaaatggcagggtatacagtaaaaatattcttgctgatgacaatgatttgcttcagttgctggcgtcgcagccacattttcctgagatttatgttgtTGAAGACGATTACAGTGGAGGAGTGTATGTTCCTTCGttcgatctccctcaatcttccgggtatggaggtgaatccagtgcaacattcgaaggtggggacggattggaagcaatccaaagatatgcttatttagacCTATCAGCCGGAGATTCACCGGCGCAACAAAGTGTTGAACCGTCGGTCACTTGGGGTAATGATCAGTCAACGGGTTGGCCTTCATGAGATGAGCCAAATCCGTACCAGTACGATCGCCTAACAACTGATCGTTGTTGGGGTCCAGCTGATGATCAATATACGTACGAGCCTCAGTTTGTGGAGGATGCTGGTAATGTAGATGAAGATTATGTTCCATCGTCTGAAGCCGAGACTGATACAAGCGCCTCTGAAGACTTGTCGGAGACAGAGAACGTGAGAAGGGCGGGGATTGAATATGCAGGTTGGCAGAATTTGCAGATCGACGAGGATGATGACGAACAGGTTCCTGGAGCAGAtgaactaactaattggttagtacCGGTTATCCCGTTGGACGCCGCAGCGGCACTTGTGGATATTGAAGATTATCAGCTACTGCCTCGGGAGTTGTCaaagaatatgtatttcaatagcaaagatgatctgatcgttgcaatcggtctgtggaacatgaagcaggGCAAGGAATTTTCTGTCAGCAAATCAGACAGCAGACGAGTCTACTTCAAATGCAAGCATTCAGATACGTGCCCCTTCAAGCTCCATGCATTGTCACAAGATGGAGCCATTTGGGGAGTGTATAAGTTCACCAATGAGCACTCATGCGACGGTGAGCTAGGGCGCGTAGCGCGAATAAAGGCCCCCGCAAAAGTCGTCGCAACATATTTAGCACAGAAGATACACGACGATTGCGAGATCTTGAAGCCGAAGGCCATCCAGCTGGAGCTGCGACGTGAGTTTGGCGTACAGATCAAGTACGATGTTGCATTGCGAGCCCGTAATCGAGCTACTGAGATGGTTTATGGTCGACATGATCAGTCCTTCGAGATGCTGCCCAAGTACTTATACATGTTGAGACAATCCAATCCCGGTTCGATGGTGGAGTGGGAAGTTGACGATGATggccgattcaaacacttatttgtcgctcttgcagcttcggctacccctttcatgttcagcttacggccagtgattgtcgtcgatggcacacacttgaagggcaagaataggggtattttgtttgttgcagtGACGAAGGACGGCAACGAGAGTTTGTTCCCACTCGCGTATGGTGTTGGCCCGAAAGAAAACGATGAATCGTGGACTTATTTCATGTCACGCATTCGACGTGTTTATGGCCAAGCCAATGAACTTTTGATTGTCTCTGATCAGCATATCTCCATTGCCAATGCTATCAGGAATGAGTTACCAAATGCAACCCACGGCCTATGCTACTACCATTTGCAAAATAACCTGAAGCATTACGGTAAGGCAGTGGTCGAGGTGTATCGACAAGCTGCATTTGCGTACGAGAAGTTCGACTTCAATAGGgctatgaacgccctgaagTTTATGAAGAGAGCTGCGTACGATAAACTAATGGGGATTGGGCCGGAGAAGTGGGCTCGTTCGATGTGTCCTATGCCTGTGCGACGCTACTGTTTTATGACATCAAATGCTGCTGAAGCTTTTAATTCCAGATTGTTGTGGGCAAGAAGACTTCCTATATGCTCGATGTTAGAGGCAATCAGAATTGTTATTGAGAAATGGTTCAGCGAGCGACTAAGGGCTGTACATTTCAGATTGAAACTGTCCCGGCCGGACTCATTATTCCGGGCATAGTGCCGGCCGGGTAGTTTTTCTATcggcataaaatactttaatttattaaatcgCACAAAGCCCACATACACAATGCAATTATAATTACTTAAACAAATATTTCAGATTGAAACAAATTCAGTAATACCCAGCAAAACtcgcaataataattacttaaacaaatataattaaattaaattcagtaaattactaactgattaatataaacatacaaataattaaaatggaatattttatgctaaaaaacgatcggtccggccggtgaagttccCGGAAAACTCAATCCGGCCgtatatttcatttaaataatgaaTTCGGCCGGAccgatttatccggccacttcaccggccggaccgatcggtttttagcataaattattctattctattcaatttcatgaaaattaaaaataaaaacctgtgaagaagatgccaTTGATGAGTACGACGTGCTTCAATATTTTGAACTCTCTCGGTGggtaaaaaaaagtgaagaagccgatATGTGTGGTGAGTAAAAAACCCTAGTGAAGGAAGGTAAATATAGTGGTGTTAAAAGCTTCGAAAAAAATGTGATTGAAGCCGATTGTATcggctttatgtctatcaaaagagAATCAAATTTTTTAGAAAGATATTTTTGACCTTTATGTATCGGTTGTTGCAAAATTCACTTggtaacatgcatgatttttttgggtaacaCGCATGCATTTAATTGGGACGGattttgagtatatatatatatatatatatatatatatatatatatatatattaaatttaaagatatggattaattaacacgatatatatagtgttatatactatatatcaacattcaagaataacacaatatatacaaataatttcaaagaatatatgtattgaaattaagatattaaagggaaaaaaaataaaaaatttaagatagatacgcatggatatatattattagcttcttgatttttttttttttatgaaattgaataaaatataatattttatgcctaaataaTATCTATCCGGCCGGTAATTTTCAAGGAAAAATGTATCCGGCCGGGTCATTGTTTTTCTAAAATGTACCCGGTCGGATACATTTCTCTGGCCATTTCACCGGCCGGATCGATGGTATATCAACATAAAAGTGTTTTTTCTATCTATTGctatctttatattaatttttactattttgctgaatttaatttaatatattgtttaagtgttaattagtgtCCGGTCGATAATATTTACACTTTAAATTATCCGGTCGATAATATATATACagtttaaaaaaatcatatcgGACACTCAGTGTGTAATCATTTCGGTCAACATCACAAATTATTGTACAAAAATGCATTGGAACttaaaaatgtgtaagattgtgTAAGAAGACCGAAATGATTACTTAAGATGTTGACCCACTCAagggttaattagtaatttagggcatggatagctttgtatgataagggtgggcatttttcaaaatatgaataaggaatggggcacttttgcctattaacactaaaAAAAATGTGTGGTACATTATCCGAAAAATAAGCTTATATATTTGGGATatcaaaaaaaggaaaaataatatataaataggACGAAGGAGTATTATGAGTAAATTATTTAGTAAATAATGTGTGGTACAAGGAAAATGTGTGTTGGATATATAGGGCAGTTGACATTATTGACCATTATTTTGGAAGAGATAAGTGATGGTAGGTGGAGCCTTGCAAGCTTATTAAACTTGGACTTTTTGGGGGACATAAATATTGTTAGCTCAATACAATGTCTCAAAAGGATCATTTCTGCGGCATATATTATGAATTAACATTTCTTTATTTCAAAATCGACAACTTATATAAGGATTCATGAACATGCTACAATTTCACGTAACTTCGCGATACGATCTATTTTTGGAGTGTTCTAATAATCTTAAATGTAATATGACGTGCATGTTTTGAGGTTgacttttaatgaaaattttcattagTATGCACGGATCATGCGGCACAATATATAGCATTATTTAACTGGTGttggatcattttttttttcaaattataacTAACATTCTGGTACTATCACCTTCATTCATGTTGGTAAATTGAACCCCCTCAATTTATTGATTCAAGAGGAAACGTTTTGCCAGTTAAATTAAACTTGATCGTCAAATCACTCATTTTAGAACTCATTGTGATCTAAAAAACATACTTCCTCCATCCTATTAGTGTCccatttttttgggcacggagattaaggagtgtgtagaaagtag harbors:
- the LOC131010795 gene encoding probable WRKY transcription factor 7 — translated: MAVELMRGYNFTAKMEENAAQEAAAAGLQSVEKLIRLLSHSHQQNQQEPSSSAADYQAVADVAVDKFKKFISLLDRSRTGHARFRRGPIPNPPQPRPQPKVEPVTEPVGPPPQPPKTEEKEPGSKIYHPTPIQRLPPLPLPHHHHQLIRNGSLERKESTTTINFSSPANSFLSSVTGDTDSLQPSMSSGFQITNLSQVSSGGRPMASTSSFKRKCSSLDDSSAKCGGASSGSRCHCPKKRKSRLKKVVRVPAISMKMADIPPDDYSWRKYGQKPIKGSPHPRGYYKCSSLRGCPARKHVERALDDPAMLIVTYEGDHNHAHSNAEALVLESS